In Homo sapiens chromosome 8, GRCh38.p14 Primary Assembly, the genomic window atctattttaaatgatcaaaaactttaaaaaggtaTTCTAAATGGAAAATCCCATTTAAGTTTTTTGGTAGCATTGCCTGAACTGCTTCTACTATCATCAttcccctcctccatcccctcctTACACTGTTTTTCCTCTAAGAAATTCAgtgatataaattatatttacaacATAGTAATGTTACCAATTATTAGGTTTTCTTACAATTTTCCTTagtctttctcttttgcttttagtACAGAATAGTAACAAAGCAGAAATAAGTTCTGTGTCCTGCTAAGTTGTATTTAAATAACCAAACAAAGGAAATGCTAAGTTCTTTTGATTACTTAAGAATTAGAAGAGAAGGCACTGTAGGCTGTGACAGGATGGAAATATGGAAAGTGCAGACTTTAATTCTGGTTGAACTATTATTGTAACTCAGCAATCAAGAGTCCTAGCTTTTAGTCTGATGCTGCCACTAACTTGTTGAATATCTTTCAATCAATTGGGAAGGACGAAAAAACGATTAAGGGACCCAAAACTTATGGTAGATAGGACGACAGCAAGAGAACAATAGTTTATATAAATCAAGGCTAAGTTATATAAATCGAGGTCAAGAAGAAGTTTATCTCAGagtactgaaattttaaaaacagcgtTATCACAATTATAATTAAGATGCTTTATCTTTAAGAACTCATGGAGAATGAAAGTCAGACAAGATAGACAAACATCCTATTGTCAAAGACGGGGAAAAGTGAATTCTACCAACCCTTGCTACTAATTGTATGTTCCATTCATCAGCAGCATTGgtgtcacctgggagcttgttagaactGCAGAACCTTAGAGCTCTCTGCAGACCTATCAAATTAGAATCTTTGTTTTAACAAGAGCCCCATGTGATTCGTAtgtacattaaagtttgagaatacTGCTATAAATTAGTGTTTAGTTAAGTAAGCACTGGTGTAAATTACTGTCTTTAAATCTGGTGGAAATTTAGAATAGATTGTGAAtagttatttaaatatgttaaaatttttgtgtATCTCAGTGAAAGGAACCAATTTAAGTTTTACACTGCTGGAGAATGTCCCTAACACTTCTAAAAAACtgtctattatgtgccaggcatggttctaGATATAGTATATCTTGATTTAAGTAGAACATTTGCGATTACGTTACATATACCCTTGTGGAATAAAGGAGCAAATATAGCTAGAAGATTGTAACGCACATTTGCAGATGAATAAACTACCATATTAAAGAATATTACTTTATAGATTTCTCATACCAGATTACCTCTTCAACTATAGACTCTCATTTTacttataattgtttttatactttattttaaatgtttgaattgTACACCACTGTAAGTACCATGAGGTTGGGAATAGTGTATCTTATGAAAAATTATCCCCAATGCCTTATACAGTGAATGTTTCttaataggtgcttaataaatattttgaatgattaaaatgaataaattattgaaaCAGATGTTAGCCTGTACAGGGATCCCTTGTAATGTTCTTGTAGGCTTCTTTTTTGACTTGAGCCTAACAAATCaatgatttgaatagacatgGAAGAAATACGATTACATTTGTGAATGACAGAAAAGGTAAATAGTCAAAGTGATGACTagcttataaaatatttcttatggaaatacaacaaaatggaaaaataagataaagtttAACAAGGCTAAATGTAAAATGGCTATGAGGAAAATAGGCATgagacttttgttttaaaaaaccagctGCATTCCAAAAGAATGGGGAACCTGGTTAATAGATAGTAAGTTACCAATGTTAAAACAAATGGCTAGTGTGATTTCAGGTTCTTTGAAAACTGTAAATTTTGTTGAGAACAGGGTGAGTTGTAACCCTCTGCATTCTGAGCTGTTTGGAATAGTTGACATTTTGTCCAATTATGGATGTAACTTTGAGGAATGTTGATGAGATAGAATAAGTGGATGGATTTCATGAGGTGTGCAGTCGCCCATGGTCATGACAGGAGACTGTAAGTGTAGCCATTCCTCTAAAGAACAGAATGTAGTGAACCAGTATGTCCTTCACTGTTATTTGCTGTCCCTTGTTATCGATCCAGTGGGGATTATGCGAAAAACGATGACTTGCTGATCTAGaaacatttttcaacttttttgtttacatttacatatttctATCCTTGTACTTTCGGGATAGTTCATTAAATAATTGGTAGTTTGGTAGCTGAGGTCACCCTTTTCAAGTCATAGCCTGAAATAGTGAATATCTGTTGGATAATGgctgtatttgatttttttttggaaagcagTCATACAGAAGAATGGTATAGACATGAATGATGCTCCTGACTGCCAAACTAAGAGCTGGCCGAGAgctatctcttcatttattctttaagtAACCATTTATTGGGTATTAATTTGGTATAGGGTCCTGGGATACTTCAGAGATGTTTTAAAGATCCGAAATCATTAGCAGCTTGCTAGTCTTCaaagataatttctttctatAAGTTTGCTGATAATTCCAAATCTGTCCTTAACATATATACTTGCTATTACTGTACAGTTTTATAGACTCTTTCATGTACATGATACCTCTTTAACTCTGAGCATGTGGTGAGGAATAGTTATTTTACAGCAAGCAATTGATTAAGCTAGATAAGGTATGAGAGTAAGCAAACTAGGTAAACTGAGAAAGAATGGATGTGACAAGGTGAATGTACACACAAATGTGGATTTTTCAATCTATCTATTGTACTCATAacctctttaaataaaatttaacttggCTACTAATCAAAATTATATGGAATAACTATAAAATACTAGAACATATGTATTACTACCAAATAACTCTGGTAACCTGGAATCAAGAATAATGGATTTTTGTGATTTAATGTAACAGTTCTCTGAACATCACGTTCATGTCTTATGTCtagatatataatttattcttaggAAATAGAATTTAGTTTGGAAATAAACTATTCTAGTATGATATTAAAATCACGTAAATCTTATTAGGATATCTAAATTTATAGAtacaatgttatttataaaatacatttaaatgttacatttgaatttcatcaaatgtaacatttaaaaaagaacgtTAATTCTGATGTCACtgttatattaaaaatagttatttaaggaattaccaattaatatttatatttgtgttcaTCAAGAAAAGGCTCTTGTATATAGTTGAATATAGGCCTTTTAGCACATATACTGAAATTGCAGATTAGCACAAAATGTGGAGAAAATATACCATATGGCATGGAAAAGAATATCAGTCTTTGATTATTGTGTCAGTAAAAGttgctttaaaaagtaacttttcttctctttgtgatTTGTCCAGTTTTAGCAGACAGGTTGGGGGTATTAAAATTCAGAGGCCCTCTTTCTATATAATATGTATCTAACAATTGGAACAAACTGTCTGATAAAGGAATTTTTGCTTCcatcattaaaaatgtttctgttaaAAGTCTTAACTGTAATACCAGTTAAAAGTAGTTAAACATTTAATGTATAGTGCATAAAATTTATTGACAATAATGCTATAAATTTGTCTCAAAATCCTGGATGCATACAGTGAACTGATATAATTTGACACcgggtctttttgttttttttcttatctgtatttAGATTTGCTCTTTCTAGTTCAAGAGTTATGACAGCACTGAATTGTAATCAATCAGTTTGCTACCATATCTTTTGCCTCAGGTCATAACTtaattgtttaatattatttagtgtgtgtgtgtgtgtgtgtgtgtgtgtgtgtttgtgtgtgtgtatatatatatatatttttttttttttttttgagacggagtctcgctctgtcaccaggctggagtgcagtggcgcaatctcggctccctgcaacctccacctcctgggttcaagcgattcccctgcctcagcctcccgagtagctgggactataggcgcgcaccaccacgcccggctaattttttgtattttagtagagacggggtttcaccatgttggccgggatggtctctcgatctcctgacctcgtgatctgcctgccttggcctcccaaagtgctgggattacaggcatgagccaccgtgcccagcctattattgaattttttaaaaatagcctagTGTGTGACTAGTTGAAGGGTACAATATTATTCAGCTGTATTATGCATATTATATACTGATGCAATCACTATACAGTCTaagtaaaataaacagcaaaggGCTAGAGTGAGGAATGAAATCTAATCTGTTTCCATTGAGCTAGTAGTAAGGGAGACTTGAAAGTTGTACAAGTAGACCTAGGGGAGTCTTTCTTGAAAACAAGGCATAATAATGCCTCCTTTATCTGCCTTTACTAGGAAAGATGGGTAACCAGAGTagtgaattttgtaaaataatgaaaacttatGCCTTTAAGCccctaatttctttttatgttttactcTTGGGAAAaccaaatgtaatttaaaaaaatggctcAGAGCCATTGTTATTTTACTCAGCATTACAGGGACTTGAGAATGTAGAGGCCCATTTGTCTCCATTACATGGCTGCAGAatgcttttattgtttctttctgattttattttttgcttcttttggtTTCCTCTGCTGTTTATCAAATCTTTCTGCTTTATGTCTATCTGCTGGTTTATAATTTGCTGCCTAAATTTATGTGTAATATAAAACTTTTCCCCTACTCAGTTCTTCCGGCAAGTCGGATCTTGTGCCAACTTATTTGTTCTTCTAGCTTAATACCAAGCCTCATTTCCACTGTTGCAATCCCACTCCCCAATGCTGGGACCTCCTCTCATTGCCTGCTTCTTAAAACTCCCTAATTCTCTGTCCTGCCCCGCTATGCCTTATGTTGCTTTCCCACTCCTGATTGAGGTacattactgagaaaaaaattcttgcttttggtattttgataaaggTACTCTACGGaagaactggaaaataaaataggatgGGATTGAGAGGGAAGATCTCCTCTATAATTCAAAGGAAATTCCCAGTTTtcctttgaaaaactcttttatcagAAGCAGCAGATACTGTTGTGCTTCAGTGTGAGGATGGCAGCGCAGTGCCCCTGTGATACTGGAGAGGGCATGCTTGATGCgcacaaagaaagagagatggggagaTAACTTGGGTTCAGTGGGTATCTCATGCTCTGACAGAGTGCTTCAGGAAATGGTTAGACAGTAACGGCACACTGagtagaagaaaattattttcatggaTTTAAACATTTGTCCTCCTTGAAGAATTTGGGCTTGGCCTGATGGATCTTCCCCAGAAAGCAATTAGACATTGTTTTTCCTGCTCTCATTCACTTTCCTAGGAAGGAAATGGTATGCTCTTCTGGAGAGAAGCCCCAGGGCCCAGTACCAGAAAGCAGCCAGAGCCACTAGCCATTACTTGGACCTTTTGGGAAGCATTTGAAAATGTACTATTTAGGGTTATTAGCCTGAGGTTCTTGGACCCCTAAAGCATTAGTTCTTAAACTTTTTGGTCTCTATACCCCTTTGTCTTTGAGGATACCAGAGAGCATTTGTTTATGTGGATCATAGCTATCAATATTTACCATTTAGAAAGCAAAACtgagaaaacttaaaatattagcCTGGTTAAGCACAATCCCACTAGCTGTCAGAGTGATAGAGTCATGTTTCCTGTAGCCTCTGGAAACTTCTACTGTACACTTGAGAGAGAATAAGAGTGAAAAAGTAATTAACGTCTtagtatttctataaaaatatctttgtagATCCCCCAAACATGTTTTAGGAAAACCCAGGGATCCTCAGACCATAGTGTGAGAACTGTTGCGCTTAGGGGTTTATGAATAGAATTCAGGAGATTTGAGATCTTGGATAGGGAATAATTGTATCTCTATTTAAAGGAATTATTTCCTTCCATTAGCAATGTAGGCACAATCCATGGCAATATCAGGAGTGCTTCTGGCTTTGATAACCAATAGAACTCACAGATATGTTCATGGTTAAGTTATTGCAGATatcttaatattttgaaattgtgATAGTTATTAGACCTGACATTTTTTAGGGACAGTTTGACAGCCAGAGATAGGAAGAGATTCTGAAGGGACATAGCCCTGACCTTTGGGTTGCATCcttcacttttattctttttcgaTAGTCTATGAAATGAAAATCCTTTGAAAATGTTATGATGGTATAATCAAAGAGAACATTACATTAGGAATCAGATGACTTTAGTTCTAGCTCTGCCTCTAATTAGCTGTGGGATCTTGGGAGAAATTTTCAGCCCTTGTATCTGAGTGTACATGTTAACTCCTGCAGCACTTCTCCAGCTCAAGTAATCTATATAATAATTGGAAATTTTGGAATGTATTCATTgtaatttattaaacacctactacATGTCAAACATTATACTAGGCACTGGGGATTTAACAGAGAGCAgtacatggtccctgccctcaaggactCTACAGTTTGGATTTTAACTAGCAAATAAGGATGTATGTAGAACCCACTTTCCAGAGATAATTGTTAGAAATTCCTGGGGAAAGTGCACCTGCGATATTTGAGCAAAGGCCTTTCCTGTTCCATATAGATTGTCATTCACATTCACATGTGTCAGTAGGGTCACTCTTGATGTTGGTTGGCACCTAGAAAAGAGTAGCCCCTGATTATCTTTCCATAATGAGCCCTCATTCAATTAACCAAACTTTATTGAGGGCCTCAAGTGTGTGGAGAACTGTGCTAGACTCTGGATTGCAGGTTCCTTTCCCTGAAGACAGTCATGGGGAAAAAAGATGCAATGAATTACAGTGTGATAAGGGCTGTAACAGAGTGTGTGTAATGTGTTATGGATGTATAGAAGAAGGCACATGTGAGCCAGTCAGATGTTGGCAGTTGTAGGAGGTTAGGGAATGCTTCATGGAATAAATGGCATAAATAACTGGGCCTTGAGGGCTGAGTGCAGTTTGCAAGGTGAAGAAATGAGAGAATACCAATGTGATTATGGTTTGGGATCTTGTCTGGTGCATCAGGCCATTTCAAACTTTGAATGAATGTCTGAGGTGAGGAGACAGTGTTTTTTGAATATACAGATATGTTGAAAATGTTAATGATGAGTGgatagtgtttttgttttgcttttgagtgTAACAACTCATGTGTaactttttcttcaatatttgtgtgtgtgtattttagaaaGAACACCCAGGTTAATGCCTGATAAAGAAAGCATGTATTACCCACGGGTACAACATTACCGAGAGCTGCTTGACTCCTTGCCAATGGATGCCTATACACATGGCTGCATTTTACATCCTGAGTTAACTGTGGACTCCATGATCCCGGCTTATGCAACTACAAGGATTCGTagtatgtaaacattttaaagaccTGGAATTCTGTCTGacactttcttttaattcattttgagacCTAGCATGTCTCATGGTCACTAAAAGAAGATTGGGAATAGGGTTGTTGAGTTTGCTTCATGGATGTGCATGTTATGGATCGATCCATGAACCAGTCGGATTAATCTGTGCTTCACTTGCTCAATTGGACATTTATTGTCTATAGGACCTGATTTATCAGCTCTTGGCTTTGAGGGCCAATCTTGGGTAAAACTCAGAAGAGTGGATTATGGAAGAGTAAAGAATATAACATGTTCTCATGAACAGATGGACTAGGAATCTGAAAACCTGGGATCTGCCTAGGATTATGGGCAGTTGAGTTCATGTTACTGGTCCTTAATTGTTGTTTTCGTTATTTGAGGAAACTGGACTAGAGGGTGTCTAACTATTACTCTGTCTCTATGTTCAGTGATAGTAGATTTATTGGGATTGAGTTGTGACATCCAGCTTTCTGCCTTCCTCCTGTCATGAGAATAGTCAGTGCATGATCTGTGGAGCAGGAGGTGTGCTTTATAGCAGAGATAATTGGAGATAAGAAGGGAAAGGATTGTGGCAGTGGTCACACTTTGGGAATGTTGATCAGAAACACTCAAACTCAGATCTTCTAAATCCAGAAACCATGTGTTCCCCATTATGTGATACTCAcctttattattcttattattctttttttcctttttgatacccctccttttcctctcctctcccttcccttttcatctcttcccttttctcccttctcttcctttttctccactgccctctcttcctgcttctctttcctcttattcctcctcctcttcataaATACCCTTTATAGTATTTGAAACAAGAGTTTTGACTATAATTCTATGAcctatagttaatattttttaaaaataaggctttTTCCTCCCTTCATATAGGAGTTCATTATAGAAAGCTTGAAAGGTAGAGGAAGGCGGAGCAGCAAGCCTGCACTGAGCACTGTAAAGTGCTGGGCCTTGCTCTAAGTGCTTCCCATGAAGCttctcatttagtcttcatggcagatattctttgtttttttcttttctttttttttttggatggagtctcgctctgtttccatgctggcgtgcagtggcatcatctcggctcactgcaacctctgcttcctgagttcaagtgattctcctgcctcagcctcccgagtagctgggatgacaggcatgcgccaccacgcccagacaatttttgtatttttagtagagacggggtttcaccacgttggccaagatggtctcgatctcttgacctcctgatcctcccgcctcggcctcccaaagtgctgggattacaggtgtgagccaccgcgcccagccggcagATACTCTTATGGTTCCATTTgaaaggtgaggaaactgaggcatagacagGGTAAGCCCAAGGCAGAGAAGCAGGGCATGAGCCCCAGAGCTCATGCTCTTGTCATTGAGTTTCTCTGCTTCTCCTTGTTACTGGTgtagaagggagaaaataattttctgtttccaaaatgtttttattatcagGCCAAATTGGAAACACAGAGTCTGAGCTGAAGAAACTTGCTGAAGAAAACCCAGATTTACAAGAAGCATACATTGCAAAACAGAAACGACTTAAAGTAAGCCAATCAGCTGTCCTCAGTTGACATACACTGCACGGAGTAAATGTTCTACTTTTTGTAAAGTACCACTATTTCTAGaatatcttcttttaaatattgCAGTTCACCAGTACACATGTTACCTTTGGCTTATGTTCTCCttttagaaagaattttttaTTAGACTTGATATTGAAACTTGATGACAAGTGCTTAACAAGCAGATATTGAGCATGCTGGTTGCCAAAAAAGTTATGAAATGCAAAGGAAGTTCATAACATATTCTAGAATCTGTCATTTCAGGTATTCCACCACTGGAAGTCCTCGCTAGACCTACATCCCTCCATGTGTCGCCCTGACTTGCTTTGCCCCCTGAGGAGTGTGCTTTATGGTCAGCCTTTCTCCTTCTGTTGATTCCTTCCCCGGGCCCAGCAACTATTGCAAGCTTCTCTCATATTAAAAGTGTAGAAAACAGCAGCACTCCCAACCCTCCCCAACTTCCCACCTTCCTTTATCCTATCGTAGCTAAACGAGCTCCTCAGAAGAAACACCTGCACTCACAGTCACTTGACTGACTCTCCACTCGCCGTTTAACTCCTTCACTCGGACTTCTTACTCATCCCTGACCCTTCAGCTACTCTTTCAATTACGGCTGCTAGAATTCTTTTCCTGAGTTGGGCTTGGCAGATGGCTCTTCGTGTCCCTCCCATTCTTTGCCTTCTGTGGTCATCTGGCCTCATAGGAGCTGCCAGTGAGTGGTGGGTCTGCTCCTGGGTCATTTTCACAGCTGGGATATTTCCCTTCAacttagctctctctctctcttttttttttttttttttttgctgagtttttctatttcttctcgtTGTCTAAAATAGGCTGAACTCTGTAAGAGTTTGTATCTGCTTTacctagatttattttttttaaaggtgcaaATAAtatgtttggtttctttttttggtggttAATTAGTCAAAGCTGCTTGATCATGACAATGTcaagtatttgaagaaaattcTTGATGAGTTGGAGAAAGTCTTGGATCAGGTTGAAACTGAATtgcaaagaagaaatgaagaaacccCAGGTAGGTTCTCAtttatattctttctctcttttcaacATCAGTATTATTCATGGGAACATTCTTAGGTCTCACCAAAAACGTTCTGTAATCTgcttttcattgttgttattcACAGGCAGTTTTAATTATGATAGCAATAATGATATTGCACCCAGAAAAACCCAGGTGTCTAATTGTAACTCAATCTGCATCTACGTGAAGGATTTTTCTGCATAATTTAAATTATGCTTGGGAGATTTTTACCTGTTTTACAAATTTGTAATTACAGTAGTTAGTTTGGTTGAATAACTTGAGTAATTGCTTGAATATTCCCTCTAGTTTTTTCCTTAGGCAGGGAGACAGCCTCCAATCTAAAGTGTAATAAGGACCAGCACGTGGGCATCTGTAGACTGGCTGGTAAGCATGCCAGTGAACTGGCTTCAGGGTTAAGCCATAGGTGTATACACATGGGCCATTTATGCTACTCCGACTAGAGTTGAAGACTATGTTACCTGTCACAAAAGCTCTTCTGCTTTAAATGACTAAGAGCAGTAGCCACTGAGTGATGTTTCAGACTCAGCTTTATGGATTTTTCTAAAGCAGAACTGTTTTTATAAACCAGAAGGAAGTTTCTTTTAACTAGCTTGGAGGCTCCCAACCCCTTAGTGTCCTTTACAAAGTGATAAGCTCAAGTGGCTGCAATCTTACATAGGGACCTGGATGGCTGACAGACGTCAAGCAAGTCTCCTTTGGCCTAGGATACGTTtgcatggactttttttttaaagcatgaaatTATTCTCTGAGTGTGGctgtcaagaaaataaatatataatgtcctTCATCTTTTGCTATACTCACACTCA contains:
- the GDAP1 gene encoding ganglioside-induced differentiation-associated protein 1 isoform X1; the encoded protein is MAERQEEQRGSPPLRAEGKADAEVKLILYHWTHSFSSQKVRLVIAEKALKCEEHDVSLPLSEHNEPWFMRLNSTGEVPVLIHGENIICEATQIIDYLEQTFLDERTPRLMPDKESMYYPRVQHYRELLDSLPMDAYTHGCILHPELTVDSMIPAYATTRIRSQIGNTESELKKLAEENPDLQEAYIAKQKRLKVFHHWKSSLDLHPSMCRPDLLCPLRSVLYGQPFSFC